A part of Geothrix oryzae genomic DNA contains:
- the tatC gene encoding twin-arginine translocase subunit TatC: MPLPAAPPDKMSFWEHLQELRVRIVRSLLIVAVCFAATYAFRFKLWIWAQKPFLDAMARQTGKAAAELQPFAFTDLTEPFFSMMRLSLWAAAFLAAPLLFYQLWAFIRPGLLPKERRLVIPFVVVTSGCFLAGSAFAYTQAFKFLGDILFQEAAAAGLRANLHVSDYLDLFISTTLITGVMFELPVLFFFLAKFRIVTARLMLKYWRHATMAILIFSAFFTPGDVVVTTIFFSVVLLGLYFISVAVAWAAEPRQPR, translated from the coding sequence ATGCCGCTTCCGGCCGCGCCGCCCGACAAGATGAGCTTCTGGGAGCACCTGCAGGAGCTGCGGGTGCGCATTGTGCGCTCGCTCCTCATCGTGGCCGTGTGCTTCGCGGCGACCTACGCCTTCCGCTTCAAGCTCTGGATCTGGGCCCAGAAGCCCTTCCTCGACGCCATGGCCCGCCAGACCGGCAAGGCCGCCGCCGAGCTCCAGCCCTTCGCCTTCACCGATCTCACCGAGCCCTTCTTCAGCATGATGCGGCTCTCCCTCTGGGCCGCCGCCTTCCTTGCCGCGCCGCTCCTCTTCTACCAGCTCTGGGCCTTCATCCGGCCCGGCCTCCTGCCCAAGGAGCGCCGCCTCGTCATCCCCTTCGTGGTGGTGACCTCGGGCTGCTTCCTGGCCGGATCGGCCTTCGCCTACACCCAGGCCTTCAAGTTCCTGGGCGACATCCTCTTCCAGGAAGCCGCCGCCGCCGGGCTGCGCGCCAACCTCCATGTCTCGGACTACCTCGACCTCTTCATCTCCACCACGCTCATCACCGGCGTGATGTTCGAGCTGCCCGTCCTGTTCTTCTTCCTCGCGAAGTTCCGCATCGTGACCGCCCGCCTGATGCTGAAGTACTGGCGCCACGCCACCATGGCCATCCTGATCTTCAGCGCCTTCTTCACCCCCGGCGATGTCGTCGTCACCACCATCTTCTTCAGCGTGGTCCTGCTCGGCCTCTACTTCATCTCCGTCGCCGTCGCCTGGGCCGCCGAACCCCGTCAGCCCAGGTAG
- the tatA gene encoding twin-arginine translocase TatA/TatE family subunit, with protein MGNLGMMEILLIGIALLIFFGPSRLPELGKSLGKGIQEFKKASKELTDSVKEDVTSDKDKK; from the coding sequence ATGGGCAACCTCGGAATGATGGAAATCCTGCTGATCGGCATCGCCCTGCTGATCTTCTTCGGCCCCTCCCGCCTGCCGGAACTGGGCAAGAGCCTCGGCAAGGGCATCCAGGAGTTCAAGAAGGCCAGCAAGGAGCTGACGGATTCCGTGAAGGAAGATGTCACCTCCGACAAGGACAAGAAGTAG
- a CDS encoding AtuA-related protein produces the protein MTRIRLEDIAHARSGDKGDGSNVGVIAYTEAGYRLLQRELTAERVKHHFSIICKGSIERFEVPNLKAINFILHDSLGGGGSESVKTDAQGKTHGQALLRMELDLPGDVSLADLKP, from the coding sequence ATGACCCGCATCCGACTCGAAGACATCGCCCATGCCCGCAGCGGCGATAAGGGCGACGGCTCCAATGTGGGCGTCATTGCCTACACGGAGGCCGGCTACCGGCTCCTCCAGCGGGAGCTCACGGCGGAGCGCGTCAAACATCACTTTTCAATCATATGTAAAGGCAGTATTGAACGCTTCGAGGTGCCTAACCTCAAGGCCATCAACTTCATCCTGCACGACTCGCTCGGCGGCGGCGGCAGCGAAAGCGTGAAAACCGATGCTCAGGGCAAGACCCACGGGCAGGCTCTGCTTAGAATGGAACTCGATCTTCCCGGCGATGTATCGCTGGCCGATCTGAAACCCTGA
- a CDS encoding UDP-glucose dehydrogenase family protein translates to MREDIMQVLVIGSGYVGLVAAACFAEAGHRILGVDVDAAKVATLSRGESPIFEPGLDELLARHLASGALRFTTDLKAGIADADAAFICVGTPQSEDGSADMKYVLAVAGQIGDAMALRAKDAKPLIVVDKSTVPVGTAARVHAEIAAHTDRAFEVVSNPEFLREGSAIGDFLEPDRVVVGCRSDHAEAVMKGLYQSFLDRSGGKWFRMDPPSAELTKYAANAMLALRISFINEIANLAECVGADVDHVKTAIGADHRIGPAFLNPGPGFGGSCFPKDLQALLKVGREQGHPLMTLAATVEANRHQKQVLLKKVKAHFGVQAGVPAPLKDRRFALWGLAFKANTDDIRESMALELIDGLVNLGAEVVVHDFAAMEAVKAKIGDKVRYAESPLAACEGADALLIATEWSEYREADLEAVAKALKARRIFDGRNLFRPEAMQAKGWTYHSLGRRAVEGK, encoded by the coding sequence TTGCGCGAGGACATCATGCAGGTGCTGGTCATCGGGTCGGGATATGTGGGGCTGGTGGCGGCGGCCTGCTTCGCCGAAGCGGGGCACCGCATTCTCGGGGTGGATGTGGACGCGGCCAAGGTGGCCACCCTCTCCCGAGGCGAATCGCCCATCTTCGAGCCGGGCCTGGACGAGCTCCTCGCCAGGCACCTGGCCTCCGGCGCCCTGCGCTTCACCACGGACCTCAAGGCCGGCATCGCGGATGCGGACGCGGCCTTCATCTGTGTGGGCACCCCCCAGAGCGAAGATGGCAGCGCCGACATGAAGTATGTGCTGGCCGTGGCGGGCCAGATCGGCGATGCCATGGCCCTCCGTGCCAAGGACGCCAAGCCGCTGATCGTGGTCGACAAGAGCACCGTGCCCGTGGGCACCGCCGCCCGCGTCCATGCCGAGATCGCCGCCCATACCGACCGCGCCTTCGAGGTGGTGAGCAACCCCGAGTTCCTGCGGGAAGGCTCGGCCATCGGCGACTTCCTGGAGCCCGACCGCGTGGTGGTGGGTTGCCGCTCGGATCACGCCGAGGCCGTGATGAAGGGACTCTACCAGTCCTTCCTGGACCGCAGCGGCGGCAAGTGGTTCCGCATGGATCCGCCCAGTGCCGAACTCACGAAGTACGCCGCCAACGCCATGCTGGCCCTGCGCATCAGCTTCATCAACGAGATCGCCAACCTGGCGGAGTGCGTGGGCGCGGATGTGGATCATGTGAAGACGGCCATCGGCGCCGACCACCGCATCGGTCCCGCCTTCCTCAACCCCGGCCCCGGCTTCGGCGGTTCCTGCTTCCCCAAGGATCTGCAGGCGCTGCTCAAGGTGGGCCGCGAGCAGGGCCACCCCCTCATGACCCTGGCCGCCACCGTGGAAGCGAACCGCCACCAGAAGCAGGTGCTCCTGAAGAAGGTGAAGGCGCACTTCGGCGTGCAGGCCGGCGTCCCCGCCCCGCTGAAAGACCGGCGCTTCGCCCTCTGGGGCCTGGCCTTCAAGGCCAACACGGACGACATCCGCGAAAGCATGGCCCTGGAGCTCATCGATGGCCTGGTGAACCTGGGCGCCGAAGTGGTGGTGCATGATTTCGCCGCCATGGAGGCCGTGAAGGCGAAGATCGGCGACAAGGTGCGCTACGCGGAATCGCCGCTGGCCGCCTGCGAAGGCGCCGACGCCCTGCTCATCGCCACGGAATGGTCCGAATACCGCGAGGCCGACCTAGAGGCGGTGGCCAAGGCCCTGAAGGCCCGCCGCATCTTCGATGGCCGCAACCTGTTCCGGCCCGAAGCCATGCAGGCCAAAGGCTGGACCTACCACTCCCTGGGCCGCCGGGCCGTGGAGGGGAAATGA